In Cynocephalus volans isolate mCynVol1 chromosome 3, mCynVol1.pri, whole genome shotgun sequence, one DNA window encodes the following:
- the RNASE1 gene encoding ribonuclease pancreatic, translating into MALKKSLILFPLLVLVLLVLGWVQPSLGKETSAMKFERQHMDPGNSPSSSTYCNEMMKRRNMTDGWCKQVNTFVHESLVDVQAVCFQENVTCKNGQTNCYQSTSSMSITECRLTSSSSYPDCTYKTSKKDSHIVVACEGDPYVPVHYDASVE; encoded by the coding sequence ATGGCTCTGAAGAAGTCCCTTATCCTGTTCCCACTGCTAGTCctggtgctgctggtgctggGGTGGGTCCAGCCTTCCCTGGGCAAGGAAACTTCAGCCATGAAGTTTGAGCGGCAGCACATGGACCCAGGCAATTCCCCTAGCAGCAGCACCTACTGCAATGAAATGATGAAGCGCCGGAATATGACGGATGGATGGTGCAAGCAGGTGAACACCTTTGTGCACGAGTCCCTGGTAGATGTCCAGGCCGTCTGCTTCCAGGAAAATGTCACCTGCAAGAACGGGCAGACCAACTGCTACCAGAGCACCTCTAGCATGAGCATCACAGAGTGCCGCCTCACAAGCAGCTCCAGCTACCCCGACTGCACATACAAGACCAGCAAGAAAGACAGTCACATCGTTGTGGCCTGTGAGGGGGACCCGTATGTGCCAGTCCACTACGATGCTTCTGTGGAGTAG